A section of the Pseudomonas tritici genome encodes:
- a CDS encoding phage holin family protein: MTNEQQVLAEMPVWLVIALALVGGVSGEMWRADKEGARGWSLIRRLALRSGACMVCGVSALMLCYAAGMSIWTAGAIGCLTAMAGADVAIGLYERWAAKRIGVNEPPNSRPDQQ, from the coding sequence ATGACAAACGAGCAGCAAGTGTTAGCGGAAATGCCTGTCTGGCTGGTGATCGCACTGGCCCTGGTGGGTGGGGTGTCCGGCGAAATGTGGCGTGCCGACAAGGAGGGCGCTCGCGGTTGGTCGCTGATCCGGCGCCTGGCGCTGCGGTCCGGGGCGTGCATGGTCTGCGGGGTATCGGCGTTGATGCTGTGCTACGCCGCCGGCATGTCGATCTGGACCGCCGGCGCCATAGGTTGCCTGACCGCCATGGCCGGCGCGGACGTGGCCATCGGCCTCTATGAACGCTGGGCGGCCAAGCGCATTGGGGTCAACGAGCCCCCGAACTCTCGCCCGGATCAGCAGTAA
- a CDS encoding zinc finger domain-containing protein, producing MLNEFRCGNCKRLLARTGGFTELQIKCSRCGTLNHVKATSLEQSPMSAIRPIQRPELKSAK from the coding sequence ATGTTGAACGAATTCAGATGCGGTAACTGCAAAAGACTTCTCGCCCGTACGGGTGGGTTTACAGAGCTCCAGATCAAATGTTCCCGATGTGGGACGCTGAATCATGTGAAGGCCACGAGCCTCGAGCAATCGCCCATGAGCGCCATACGCCCAATACAGAGGCCTGAACTTAAATCAGCTAAGTAA
- a CDS encoding DUF1983 domain-containing protein gives MSGTIQSSNCVPGVSGWKLNTVTGEFEINSCTRGSAANAPERQMVSVEVASWSKYDLPKNTANLLQFMQAELQKLPERYRHVAEFEEFDASYGDESFNSRLFLTYARLETEEELADRLEKAKVAGTRVSIKNGLTTVIHDGVVRYMIGKLDQPDPEPPDPFKVDDARAYINEATISDATIDNSLAANWSIRVKLGSYGRPYAAGFGMGELEGFEFNLD, from the coding sequence ATGTCCGGCACTATCCAGTCCAGCAACTGCGTGCCGGGCGTTTCCGGCTGGAAGCTCAATACCGTCACCGGTGAGTTCGAGATTAACTCTTGCACCCGCGGCAGCGCGGCCAATGCGCCAGAGCGTCAGATGGTGTCGGTCGAAGTGGCCAGCTGGAGCAAGTACGACCTGCCCAAGAATACCGCCAACCTGCTCCAGTTCATGCAGGCCGAGCTGCAGAAGCTCCCCGAGCGGTATCGCCATGTCGCCGAATTCGAAGAGTTCGATGCGAGCTACGGCGATGAGTCGTTCAATTCCCGCCTCTTCCTAACCTACGCCCGACTCGAAACAGAAGAAGAGCTGGCCGATCGCCTGGAGAAGGCTAAGGTTGCCGGTACCCGGGTCAGCATCAAGAACGGCTTGACGACTGTCATCCACGATGGTGTTGTACGGTACATGATCGGCAAGCTGGACCAGCCAGATCCTGAACCGCCTGATCCCTTCAAGGTTGATGACGCAAGGGCCTATATCAACGAGGCCACCATCTCTGACGCAACAATCGACAACAGTCTCGCAGCGAATTGGTCTATTCGAGTTAAGTTAGGCTCATATGGCCGACCATACGCAGCCGGTTTTGGCATGGGCGAGCTTGAGGGCTTCGAGTTTAACCTGGACTAA
- a CDS encoding glycoside hydrolase family 19 protein produces MLMTLPQLLQVMPGARARAGLFLTALNAAFVRYEIDRPLRIAAFLAQVGHESAELRHVRELGSDAYLSRYDTGPLAARLGNTPQADGDGQAYRGRGLIQITGSHNYLACSRALFGDDRLLREPMLLELPQWAAASAGWFWQSNGLNELADKGQFTTITRRINGGLNGLEDRLRLWARAKAVLCVS; encoded by the coding sequence ATGCTCATGACGCTTCCCCAACTGCTTCAGGTGATGCCTGGCGCCCGTGCGCGTGCGGGCCTGTTTTTAACCGCCCTGAATGCAGCGTTCGTTCGCTACGAGATCGACCGCCCACTACGCATCGCCGCCTTCCTCGCCCAGGTCGGCCACGAATCCGCCGAGTTGCGCCATGTGCGCGAACTGGGCAGTGATGCGTACCTGAGCAGGTACGACACCGGCCCGTTGGCCGCGCGCCTGGGCAATACCCCGCAAGCCGATGGCGACGGCCAGGCATACCGGGGCAGGGGGCTGATCCAGATTACCGGTAGTCACAATTATCTGGCCTGCAGCCGGGCATTGTTCGGCGATGACCGTTTGTTGCGCGAGCCGATGCTGCTCGAGTTGCCCCAATGGGCCGCCGCCTCGGCCGGCTGGTTCTGGCAGAGCAATGGCCTGAACGAGCTGGCTGACAAGGGGCAGTTCACCACCATCACGCGGCGCATCAACGGCGGGCTCAATGGGCTGGAGGATCGCCTGCGGCTGTGGGCGCGGGCGAAGGCGGTGTTATGCGTTTCCTAA
- a CDS encoding lysis system i-spanin subunit Rz: MRFLNVCRLIGVGLLVAVVWQVQAWRYSARIEHLSATQIQAALHQQQFEQEQRLALEQQLSASDTQHARELSDAHHHQAVLRDRLATADVRLSVLLDASSDCSVPATTPPGGVVHAAPRARLDPAHAQRIIGITDDGDNALIALRACQAYVRAVAR; this comes from the coding sequence ATGCGTTTCCTAAATGTGTGCCGGCTGATAGGCGTGGGCCTGCTGGTGGCGGTTGTCTGGCAGGTGCAGGCATGGCGGTACTCGGCGCGGATTGAACATTTGTCGGCAACACAGATCCAGGCCGCTCTGCACCAGCAACAGTTTGAGCAAGAGCAACGGCTGGCCCTGGAGCAACAACTCAGCGCCAGCGACACACAACATGCTCGGGAGTTGAGCGATGCGCACCATCACCAGGCTGTTCTGCGCGATCGGCTGGCCACTGCTGATGTGCGGTTGTCAGTCCTTCTCGACGCTTCCAGTGACTGTTCAGTGCCAGCCACCACCCCCCCCGGCGGCGTGGTTCATGCAGCCCCGCGAGCCCGACTTGACCCGGCGCATGCTCAGCGAATTATCGGGATCACCGACGACGGTGATAACGCCCTGATCGCCTTGCGCGCCTGTCAGGCGTACGTGCGCGCCGTCGCCCGCTAG
- a CDS encoding CinA family protein — MKEITQLAAELGRRLQVLNAHVTTAESCTGGGIAEAITRIPGSSAWFEAGYVTYSNRQKTRQLNVPETLFPKVGAVSQEVVEAMVRGAQEKSLARFAVAVSGVAGPDGGSRDKPVGTVWLAFGVGEDVTAELEHFTGNRDEVRRQTVKAALEGLLRRAAAEIENQG; from the coding sequence GTGAAGGAAATCACTCAACTGGCTGCTGAACTGGGTCGCCGTCTACAGGTGCTCAACGCCCATGTCACCACTGCCGAGTCCTGCACCGGCGGCGGTATCGCGGAAGCTATCACGCGGATTCCGGGGAGTTCTGCCTGGTTCGAGGCGGGTTATGTCACCTATTCCAATCGACAGAAGACGCGGCAATTGAATGTGCCGGAAACGTTGTTTCCAAAAGTTGGCGCCGTCAGCCAGGAAGTGGTGGAAGCCATGGTGCGTGGCGCACAGGAAAAGAGCCTGGCGCGATTTGCCGTCGCGGTCAGCGGTGTGGCGGGGCCGGATGGCGGTTCCCGGGACAAACCGGTGGGCACTGTCTGGCTGGCCTTTGGCGTGGGCGAGGACGTCACGGCCGAACTTGAACACTTCACTGGCAACCGCGATGAGGTCCGCCGACAAACGGTAAAAGCCGCGCTAGAGGGCTTGTTGCGACGAGCTGCAGCAGAAATAGAAAATCAGGGGTAG
- the recA gene encoding recombinase RecA — MDDNKKKALAAALGQIERQFGKGAVMRMGDHDRQAIPAISTGSLGLDIALGIGGLPKGRIVEIYGPESSGKTTLTLSVIAQAQKMGATCAFVDAEHALDPEYAGKLGVNVDDLLVSQPDTGEQALEITDMLVRSNAIDVIVVDSVAALVPKAEIEGEMGDMHVGLQARLMSQALRKITGNIKNANCLVIFINQIRMKIGVMFGSPETTTGGNALKFYASVRLDIRRTGAVKEGDEVVGSETRVKVVKNKVAPPFRQAEFQILYGKGIYLNGEMIDLGVLHGFVEKSGAWYAYNGSKIGQGKANSAKFLADNPDIAATLEKQIRDKLLTPAPDVKAAANREPVEEVEEADTDI; from the coding sequence ATGGACGACAACAAGAAGAAAGCCTTGGCTGCGGCCCTGGGTCAGATCGAACGTCAATTCGGCAAGGGTGCCGTAATGCGTATGGGCGATCACGACCGTCAGGCGATCCCGGCTATTTCCACTGGCTCTCTGGGTCTGGACATCGCGCTCGGCATTGGCGGCCTGCCAAAAGGCCGTATCGTTGAAATCTACGGTCCTGAATCTTCCGGTAAAACTACCCTGACCCTGTCGGTGATTGCCCAAGCGCAGAAAATGGGCGCCACCTGCGCGTTCGTCGACGCCGAGCACGCATTGGACCCTGAATACGCCGGCAAGCTGGGCGTCAACGTTGACGACCTGCTGGTTTCCCAGCCGGACACGGGTGAGCAAGCCCTGGAAATCACCGACATGCTGGTGCGCTCCAACGCCATCGACGTGATCGTGGTCGACTCCGTGGCTGCCCTGGTTCCCAAGGCTGAAATCGAAGGCGAAATGGGCGACATGCACGTGGGCCTGCAAGCCCGTCTGATGTCCCAGGCGCTGCGTAAAATCACCGGTAACATCAAGAACGCCAACTGCCTGGTGATCTTCATCAACCAGATCCGTATGAAGATCGGCGTGATGTTCGGCAGCCCGGAAACCACCACCGGTGGTAACGCGCTGAAGTTCTACGCTTCGGTCCGTCTGGACATCCGCCGTACCGGCGCGGTGAAAGAAGGTGACGAGGTTGTGGGTAGCGAAACCCGCGTTAAAGTCGTGAAGAACAAAGTGGCCCCGCCTTTCCGTCAGGCTGAATTCCAGATTCTCTACGGCAAGGGTATCTACCTGAACGGCGAGATGATCGACCTGGGCGTGCTGCATGGTTTCGTCGAAAAATCCGGTGCCTGGTATGCCTACAATGGCAGCAAGATCGGTCAGGGCAAGGCCAACTCGGCCAAGTTCCTGGCAGACAACCCGGACATCGCCGCCACGCTTGAGAAGCAGATCCGCGACAAGCTGCTGACCCCAGCGCCAGACGTGAAAGCTGCCGCCAACCGTGAGCCGGTTGAAGAAGTGGAAGAAGCCGACACTGATATCTGA
- the recX gene encoding recombination regulator RecX has translation MTVVLDTLVAVRRTAMDLLARREHGRVELTRKLRQRGAEPEMIEAALDRLTEEGLLSEARYLESFVSYRARSGYGPARIREELSQRGLQRADIDLALRECGISWQAQLEDTWRRKFSGHLPIDARERAKQGRFLSYRGFSMEMISRLLSGRDMDD, from the coding sequence ATGACAGTTGTACTGGATACACTCGTCGCCGTTCGGCGCACCGCGATGGACCTGCTCGCTCGACGCGAGCATGGTCGAGTCGAGCTGACGCGTAAATTGCGTCAGCGCGGCGCGGAACCCGAGATGATCGAAGCTGCCCTCGACCGTTTGACGGAAGAGGGGCTGCTTTCGGAAGCCCGTTACCTCGAAAGTTTTGTCTCCTACCGAGCCCGTTCCGGCTATGGCCCGGCGCGTATTCGCGAAGAGCTGAGCCAGCGTGGCTTGCAGCGTGCGGATATCGACCTTGCCCTGCGTGAGTGCGGTATCAGCTGGCAGGCGCAGCTGGAAGACACCTGGCGACGCAAGTTTTCTGGCCATCTTCCGATTGATGCCAGAGAGCGTGCGAAGCAGGGACGCTTCCTGAGTTATCGCGGGTTTTCGATGGAGATGATCAGTCGCTTGTTGAGCGGTCGGGATATGGACGACTGA
- a CDS encoding TIGR00730 family Rossman fold protein, whose translation MPYEPNDRLLRHFEENGADLTQQVEAQLQLIAPNSPNIPLYRDMILTVLRMAQDDRNRWNAKITLQAIRELDHAFRVLEQFKGRRKVTVFGSARTPVESPLYALAREVGAALARSDLMVITGGGGGIMAAAHEGAGLEHSLGFNITLPFEQHANPTIDGTENLLSFHFFFTRKLFFVKEADALVLCPGGFGTLDEALEVLTLIQTGKSPLVPVVLLDAPGGGFWQGALDFIRSQLEANRYILPTDLKLVRLVYSAEEAVEEINQFYANFHSTRWLKREFVVRMNHPLSERALAHLQSEFASLRLSGDFQQLGYTGEEHDEPRFSHLTRLVFNFNGRDQGRLRELVDYINLPENWAQAQGKAQQRVAPEPA comes from the coding sequence ATGCCTTACGAACCGAATGACCGCCTGCTTCGACATTTTGAAGAGAATGGGGCCGACCTCACGCAGCAGGTCGAAGCTCAACTCCAACTGATCGCTCCCAACAGCCCGAATATCCCCCTGTATCGCGACATGATCCTCACCGTGCTGCGCATGGCTCAGGACGACCGCAACCGCTGGAACGCCAAGATCACCCTCCAAGCCATCCGCGAATTGGACCATGCCTTCCGCGTGCTCGAACAGTTCAAGGGCCGCCGCAAAGTGACAGTGTTCGGCTCGGCACGCACCCCGGTGGAAAGCCCGCTGTACGCCCTGGCCCGCGAAGTCGGCGCAGCGCTGGCACGCTCGGACCTGATGGTGATCACCGGCGGTGGCGGCGGCATCATGGCCGCCGCCCATGAAGGCGCCGGCTTGGAACACAGCCTGGGGTTCAACATCACCCTGCCGTTTGAACAGCATGCCAACCCGACCATTGATGGCACTGAGAACCTGCTGTCCTTCCACTTCTTCTTTACCCGCAAGCTGTTCTTCGTCAAGGAAGCCGACGCATTGGTGTTGTGCCCAGGCGGTTTCGGCACGCTGGATGAAGCGTTGGAAGTGTTGACCCTGATTCAGACCGGCAAGAGCCCGCTGGTACCGGTAGTGCTGTTGGACGCCCCAGGCGGCGGGTTCTGGCAAGGTGCCCTGGACTTCATCCGCAGTCAGTTGGAAGCCAACCGCTATATCCTGCCTACCGACCTCAAGCTGGTACGCCTGGTGTACAGCGCCGAAGAGGCAGTGGAAGAGATCAACCAGTTTTATGCCAACTTCCACTCCACGCGCTGGTTGAAACGTGAGTTTGTGGTACGCATGAATCATCCGCTCAGTGAGCGGGCATTGGCCCATTTGCAGAGCGAGTTTGCCAGCTTGCGGCTGAGTGGGGACTTCCAGCAGCTCGGGTATACCGGCGAGGAACATGATGAGCCGAGGTTCAGCCACTTGACGCGACTGGTATTCAACTTCAACGGGCGCGATCAGGGCCGGCTGCGGGAACTGGTGGATTACATCAATTTGCCGGAGAACTGGGCACAGGCTCAGGGGAAGGCTCAGCAGCGGGTGGCGCCGGAGCCGGCGTGA
- a CDS encoding PA3611 family quorum-sensing-regulated virulence factor, whose translation MLRSMLRLVAPSVALALVLPVCAQAASLLEAQMNRKLQSVAAESNKDLPREIDEKTLEVAYTVEGMQLIDHLSVMSDRAEQMRANPKAVYFQLGQSVCLNKGYRELMAKGAVMRYEITENKTNRPVASVKFVEADCPAPAAAKKKK comes from the coding sequence ATGCTGCGTTCCATGCTGCGTCTTGTCGCCCCATCCGTCGCCCTCGCGCTGGTATTGCCCGTGTGCGCCCAGGCGGCCTCGCTGCTGGAGGCCCAAATGAACAGGAAGCTGCAAAGCGTCGCGGCTGAGAGCAATAAGGACCTGCCCCGGGAAATCGACGAAAAAACCCTGGAAGTGGCCTACACCGTTGAAGGCATGCAACTGATCGATCACCTGAGCGTGATGTCCGACCGCGCCGAACAGATGCGCGCCAACCCCAAGGCTGTGTACTTCCAGCTTGGCCAAAGCGTATGCCTGAACAAAGGCTACCGCGAGCTGATGGCCAAAGGTGCAGTGATGCGCTACGAAATCACCGAGAACAAGACCAACCGTCCCGTGGCGTCGGTCAAATTCGTTGAAGCAGATTGCCCGGCACCGGCTGCGGCGAAAAAGAAAAAGTAA
- a CDS encoding tRNA-uridine aminocarboxypropyltransferase, with protein MSHAVSRLRTQRLARAVRPFLNRGSRAERCPGCRVIPQYCLCAWRPKVEARSAMCLLMHDVEPMKPSNTGWLIADVIEDTTAFAWSRTEVDPDLLTLLADPQWQPYIVFPGEFVAPERVVSEVKVEEGKRPLFILLDGTWSEARKMFRKSPYLEHLPVLSLAPEQLSRYKLRRSKRDDHFCTAEVAALCLELADDQAACEVLDAYLDVFSTHYLAAKFQLPLDPTDIGHTRLAPYIHAG; from the coding sequence ATGAGCCACGCCGTCTCCCGCCTGCGTACCCAACGTCTGGCTCGCGCCGTGCGGCCGTTCCTCAATCGTGGCTCGCGTGCCGAACGCTGCCCCGGTTGCCGGGTTATCCCGCAATACTGTCTGTGTGCCTGGCGCCCCAAGGTCGAGGCCCGATCTGCCATGTGTCTACTGATGCATGACGTGGAACCGATGAAGCCCAGCAACACCGGCTGGCTGATCGCCGACGTAATCGAGGACACCACCGCATTCGCTTGGTCGCGCACCGAAGTCGATCCGGACTTGCTCACCTTGTTGGCCGACCCGCAGTGGCAGCCCTACATCGTGTTCCCCGGTGAATTTGTGGCGCCCGAGCGCGTGGTCAGCGAAGTAAAGGTGGAGGAGGGCAAGCGCCCGTTGTTCATCTTGCTGGATGGCACTTGGAGTGAAGCACGCAAGATGTTCCGCAAAAGCCCCTACCTTGAGCATTTGCCGGTACTCAGCCTGGCGCCGGAGCAACTGTCGCGCTACAAACTGCGCCGGTCCAAGCGTGATGATCATTTTTGCACCGCCGAAGTCGCCGCCCTGTGCCTTGAACTGGCCGATGACCAGGCTGCCTGCGAAGTACTCGATGCCTACCTCGACGTGTTCAGCACGCATTACCTGGCGGCCAAATTCCAGTTACCCCTGGACCCGACGGACATCGGCCATACTCGTCTTGCGCCCTATATACACGCGGGATAG
- the erdR gene encoding response regulator transcription factor ErdR, which yields MATYEILIADDHPLFRSALHQAVTLGLGPDVRLVEVASIAELEARLAEKSDWDLVLLDLNMPGAYGFSGLVLLRGQYPQIPVVMVSAQEDADVVVRSKEFGASGFIPKSSAMEDIQKAVRTVLDGDVSWPPQAFEEINVSDEAKAARDGLASLTPQQFRVLTMVCEGLLNKQIAYELSVSEATIKAHVTAIFRKLGVRTRTQAALLLQQLESISQH from the coding sequence ATGGCCACATACGAAATCCTGATAGCCGATGACCACCCGCTGTTTCGCAGTGCGCTGCATCAAGCCGTGACCCTAGGCCTTGGCCCGGACGTGCGCCTGGTCGAGGTGGCCAGCATTGCCGAACTGGAAGCCCGCCTTGCCGAAAAGTCCGACTGGGACTTGGTGCTGCTCGACCTGAACATGCCCGGCGCCTATGGTTTTTCCGGGCTGGTGCTGTTGCGCGGGCAATACCCGCAGATCCCCGTGGTGATGGTTTCGGCCCAGGAAGACGCCGATGTGGTGGTGCGCTCCAAGGAGTTTGGCGCCAGCGGTTTCATCCCCAAGTCCAGTGCCATGGAAGATATCCAGAAAGCCGTGCGCACCGTGCTGGATGGCGATGTGTCCTGGCCGCCGCAAGCGTTTGAAGAAATTAACGTGTCCGACGAAGCCAAGGCCGCCCGCGATGGACTGGCCAGCCTGACGCCGCAGCAGTTTCGTGTGCTGACCATGGTTTGCGAAGGTTTGTTGAACAAGCAGATTGCCTACGAGCTGAGCGTATCGGAAGCGACCATCAAGGCCCATGTCACGGCGATCTTCCGCAAGCTGGGCGTGCGTACGCGCACCCAGGCGGCATTGCTCCTGCAACAACTTGAGTCAATTTCGCAGCATTAA
- a CDS encoding diacylglycerol kinase, translating to MSPFKGQTGIKRIFNAGGYSLDGLRAAFTGEAAFRQLVLLNVILIPLSFFLNVSRVERALLIAVCLLALIVELLNSAVEAAIDRISLDRHPLSKNAKDMGSAAQFVALTMITLVWAVILI from the coding sequence ATGTCGCCTTTCAAGGGTCAAACCGGTATCAAACGTATCTTTAACGCAGGTGGCTATTCCCTGGATGGCCTGCGCGCGGCTTTCACGGGCGAGGCAGCATTCCGCCAATTGGTGTTGCTGAACGTCATCCTGATCCCGCTGAGCTTTTTCCTGAATGTCAGCCGCGTCGAACGCGCGTTGTTGATCGCCGTGTGCCTGCTGGCCCTGATTGTCGAGCTGCTCAACTCGGCGGTTGAAGCCGCCATCGACCGCATCTCCCTGGACCGCCACCCGCTGTCGAAGAACGCCAAGGACATGGGCAGCGCTGCGCAGTTTGTCGCGCTGACCATGATCACGCTGGTGTGGGCTGTGATCCTGATCTAA
- a CDS encoding LysR family transcriptional regulator, which produces MRFTLRQLQVFVAVAQQESVSRAAGLLALSQSAASTSITELERQSSCQLFDRAGKRLSLNALGHQLLPQAVALLDQAKEIEDLLNGKSGFGSLAVGATLTIGNYLATLLIGSFMQQHPESQVKLHVQNTAHIVHQVAHYEIDLGLIEGDCSHPDIEVQTWVEDELVVFCAPQHHLAKRGVATMAELTHEAWILREQGSGTRLTFDQAMRHHRSALNIRLELEHTEAIKRAVESGLGIGCISRLALRDAFRRGSLVPVETPDLDLARQFYFIWHKQKYQTSAMREFLELCRAFTAGVQRSDEIVLPSIA; this is translated from the coding sequence ATGCGATTTACTCTCCGTCAACTGCAAGTCTTCGTCGCCGTCGCCCAGCAGGAAAGCGTCTCACGCGCTGCTGGCCTTCTGGCCTTATCTCAATCCGCCGCCAGCACCTCGATCACCGAGCTGGAGCGTCAATCCAGCTGCCAATTATTCGACCGCGCGGGCAAGCGCCTGAGCCTCAACGCCCTCGGTCATCAGCTGTTGCCCCAGGCCGTGGCGCTTTTGGACCAGGCCAAGGAGATCGAGGACCTGCTCAACGGCAAGTCCGGCTTTGGCTCCCTGGCGGTCGGCGCCACCCTGACCATCGGAAATTACCTGGCCACACTGCTGATCGGCAGCTTCATGCAGCAACATCCCGAGAGCCAGGTGAAGCTGCATGTGCAGAACACTGCACATATCGTGCACCAAGTCGCGCACTACGAAATTGACTTGGGTCTAATCGAAGGCGACTGCAGCCACCCGGACATCGAGGTGCAAACCTGGGTGGAAGATGAGCTGGTGGTGTTTTGCGCGCCGCAGCATCACTTGGCCAAGCGGGGCGTGGCGACCATGGCAGAGTTGACTCATGAAGCCTGGATTTTGCGCGAACAAGGCTCGGGCACGCGCTTGACGTTTGACCAGGCCATGCGCCATCACCGCAGCGCGCTGAATATCCGCCTGGAGCTGGAACACACTGAGGCCATCAAACGAGCTGTGGAGTCAGGGTTGGGGATTGGCTGTATTTCCCGGCTGGCGCTGCGTGACGCGTTCCGCCGTGGCAGTTTAGTACCCGTGGAAACCCCGGACCTGGACCTGGCCCGGCAGTTCTACTTCATCTGGCATAAACAGAAGTACCAGACCTCAGCGATGCGCGAGTTCCTGGAGCTTTGCCGCGCCTTTACCGCTGGGGTCCAGCGCAGCGACGAGATCGTGCTGCCGAGCATTGCCTGA
- the fpr gene encoding ferredoxin-NADP reductase, translated as MSNMNHERVLSVHHWNDTLFSFKCTRDPGLRFENGQFVMIGLQQPNGRPLMRAYSIASPNWEEHLEFFSIKVPDGPLTSQLQHLKEGDEIIISKKPTGTLVLDDLKPGKHLYLLSTGTGLAPFMSVIQDPETYERFEKVILCHGVRYVNEVAYREFITEHLPQNEFFGEALRDKLIYYPTVTREPFENEGRLTDLMRSGKLFSDIGLPPINPEDDRAMLCGSPSMLDETSEVLNSFGLKVSPRMREPGDYLIERAFVEK; from the coding sequence ATGAGCAACATGAACCACGAGCGTGTCCTCAGTGTTCATCACTGGAACGACACTCTGTTCAGCTTCAAGTGCACCCGTGATCCGGGCCTGCGCTTCGAGAACGGTCAGTTCGTGATGATCGGCCTGCAACAGCCCAACGGCCGCCCGCTCATGCGCGCTTACTCCATTGCCAGCCCGAACTGGGAAGAGCATCTGGAGTTCTTCAGTATCAAGGTGCCAGATGGCCCGCTGACTTCCCAATTGCAGCACTTGAAGGAAGGCGACGAGATCATCATCAGCAAAAAACCGACAGGCACCCTCGTGCTTGACGATTTGAAGCCGGGCAAACACCTGTACCTGCTCAGCACCGGTACCGGCCTTGCTCCGTTCATGAGTGTGATCCAGGACCCGGAAACCTACGAGCGCTTTGAAAAAGTGATCCTGTGCCACGGCGTGCGTTACGTCAACGAAGTCGCTTACCGCGAATTCATCACCGAGCACCTGCCGCAGAACGAATTCTTCGGCGAGGCCCTGCGTGACAAGTTGATCTACTACCCAACCGTTACCCGCGAGCCGTTCGAAAACGAAGGCCGCCTGACCGACCTGATGCGCAGCGGTAAGTTGTTCAGCGACATCGGTCTGCCACCGATCAACCCCGAGGACGACCGCGCCATGCTGTGCGGCAGCCCGAGCATGCTGGATGAAACCAGTGAAGTGTTGAACAGCTTCGGCCTGAAAGTGTCGCCACGCATGCGTGAGCCGGGTGATTACCTGATCGAGCGAGCGTTCGTCGAGAAATAA
- the tsaA gene encoding tRNA (N6-threonylcarbamoyladenosine(37)-N6)-methyltransferase TrmO — MNYHVSPVGFVRSCFKEKFAIPRQPQLAPAARGVLELVAPFDGGEAVQGLEQVSHVWLLFLFHQALEDKPRLKVRPPRLGGNTSMGVFATRATHRPNGIGQSVVKLDKVEPGRLWISGIDLLDGTPVLDIKPYVPYADIVDTATNGIASAAPQLIPVQWLKTALHQAQSHAQRLDEPLVALIEQCLAQDPRPAYQTPGPEREYGAQFWDVDVRWHYPEAGLICVLEVLPAS; from the coding sequence ATGAATTACCATGTCTCGCCCGTCGGTTTCGTGCGCTCCTGCTTCAAGGAGAAGTTCGCGATCCCGCGCCAACCGCAGCTGGCACCCGCCGCTCGGGGCGTGCTGGAATTGGTGGCGCCGTTCGACGGGGGTGAGGCGGTGCAGGGCCTGGAGCAGGTCAGTCATGTGTGGCTGCTGTTTCTGTTCCACCAGGCCCTGGAAGACAAGCCACGCCTGAAAGTGCGCCCGCCGCGCTTGGGTGGCAACACCTCCATGGGCGTGTTTGCTACCCGCGCGACCCATCGCCCCAATGGTATTGGCCAGTCGGTGGTGAAACTGGACAAGGTCGAGCCAGGACGGTTGTGGATTTCCGGGATAGACCTGCTCGACGGCACGCCGGTGCTGGATATCAAGCCATATGTGCCGTATGCCGACATTGTCGACACGGCCACCAACGGGATCGCCAGCGCTGCGCCGCAGCTGATTCCCGTGCAATGGCTGAAGACTGCGCTGCATCAGGCGCAAAGCCATGCTCAGCGCTTGGATGAGCCGTTGGTGGCGTTGATTGAGCAGTGCCTGGCGCAGGACCCACGGCCGGCGTATCAAACGCCGGGGCCGGAGCGAGAGTATGGCGCGCAGTTCTGGGACGTGGATGTGCGTTGGCACTATCCCGAGGCTGGGCTGATTTGTGTGTTGGAAGTGCTTCCAGCCAGCTAA